In Amycolatopsis coloradensis, one genomic interval encodes:
- a CDS encoding FtsK/SpoIIIE family DNA translocase has product MASGSTTRKRSTARSGGSKGPARKPRTPAKPRATAARKPAPRRPAPRKKSSGTFAKGVRGTWNLLAKGLGTLARTVGRGRELEPEHRRDGLALGLIALALVIAFGVWWRAAGPIGGWVEVGTRSLLGAGAVTLPLVLTVVAVALMRSEPMPEARPRMVIGTLLVILSVLGLLHIFTALPETNDGRMYAGGVIGAFSGGLLTMGVTTWVAVPLLVLALLFGTLVFTGTPVREIPHRLRTWGLDPEEIEEAEAERKAIHEERDAVTEADPKSVRLRKPSRRRQASGDHEGEQLDIEAALAEAPTPLRPPKPAPKPIEEKKPKKAEQPLAVTRTVEGDYKLPPPDLLKLGDAPKSRSKANDAMIEAITGVLEQFNVDAQVTGFTRGPTVTRYEVELGPGVKVEKITALTKNIAYAVATDNVRLLAPIPGKSAVGIEVPNSDREMVRLGDVLRAPSTVKDNHPMVIGLGKDIEGHFVTANLTKMPHLLVAGSTGSGKSSFVNSMLVSLLARSTPDECRMILIDPKMVELTPYEGIPHLITPIITQPKKAAAALAWLVEEMEQRYQDMQVNKVRHIDDYNKKVRSGEITAPPGSERVYQPYPYIMAIVDELADLMMTAPRDVEDAIVRITQKARAAGIHLVLATQRPSVDVVTGLIKTNVPSRLAFATSSLTDSRVILDQPGAEKLIGMGDALYLPMGAGKPVRIQGAFVGDEEISAVVNFAKEQAQPDYQDGVTAAKAGEKKEIDSDIGDDLDVLLQAAELIVTSQFGSTSMLQRKLRVGFAKAGRLMDLLESRGVVGPSEGSKARDVLIKPEELESVLFMIRGGGDANGGDVSDD; this is encoded by the coding sequence ATGGCTAGCGGGTCGACGACCAGGAAACGGAGTACGGCGCGAAGCGGCGGCAGCAAGGGGCCGGCGCGAAAGCCGCGTACCCCGGCGAAGCCCAGGGCAACGGCTGCGAGGAAACCCGCTCCACGGCGTCCGGCACCGCGGAAGAAGTCGTCCGGCACGTTCGCCAAGGGTGTGCGCGGCACCTGGAATCTGCTCGCGAAGGGCCTCGGCACCCTCGCGCGGACGGTCGGCCGCGGTCGCGAACTCGAACCCGAGCACCGTCGCGACGGTCTCGCGCTGGGTCTCATCGCGCTGGCACTGGTGATCGCTTTCGGCGTCTGGTGGCGGGCCGCGGGCCCGATCGGCGGCTGGGTGGAGGTCGGCACGCGCTCTCTGCTGGGCGCCGGTGCCGTGACGCTCCCGCTGGTGCTGACCGTGGTCGCCGTCGCGCTGATGCGTTCGGAACCGATGCCGGAGGCCCGGCCGCGGATGGTCATCGGCACCCTGCTGGTGATCCTGTCCGTGCTCGGCCTGCTGCACATCTTCACCGCGCTGCCCGAGACCAACGACGGCCGGATGTACGCCGGCGGCGTGATCGGCGCGTTCTCCGGCGGCCTGCTGACCATGGGCGTCACCACCTGGGTCGCGGTGCCGCTGCTGGTGCTGGCACTGCTGTTCGGCACGCTCGTGTTCACCGGGACCCCGGTCCGGGAGATCCCGCACCGACTGCGTACCTGGGGGCTCGACCCCGAGGAGATCGAGGAGGCCGAGGCCGAGCGCAAGGCCATCCACGAGGAACGCGACGCCGTCACCGAAGCCGACCCGAAGTCGGTCCGCCTGCGGAAGCCCTCGCGGCGACGCCAGGCCTCGGGTGACCACGAGGGCGAACAACTCGACATCGAAGCCGCGCTGGCCGAGGCGCCGACGCCGCTGCGCCCGCCGAAGCCCGCTCCCAAGCCGATCGAAGAGAAGAAGCCGAAGAAGGCCGAGCAGCCGCTGGCGGTCACCAGGACCGTCGAGGGCGACTACAAGCTCCCGCCGCCGGACCTGCTGAAGCTCGGCGACGCGCCGAAGTCCCGCAGCAAGGCCAACGACGCCATGATCGAGGCGATCACCGGCGTGCTGGAGCAGTTCAACGTCGACGCGCAGGTCACCGGCTTCACGCGGGGCCCGACGGTCACCCGGTACGAGGTCGAACTCGGCCCCGGCGTGAAGGTCGAGAAGATCACCGCGCTGACCAAGAACATCGCCTACGCGGTGGCGACCGACAACGTCCGTCTGCTCGCGCCGATCCCCGGCAAGTCCGCGGTCGGCATCGAGGTGCCGAACTCCGATCGCGAGATGGTGCGCCTCGGCGACGTGCTGCGCGCGCCGTCGACGGTCAAGGACAACCACCCGATGGTCATCGGGCTCGGCAAGGACATCGAGGGCCATTTCGTCACCGCGAACCTGACGAAGATGCCGCACCTGCTGGTGGCGGGGTCCACCGGTTCCGGTAAGTCGAGCTTCGTGAACTCGATGCTGGTGTCGCTGCTCGCGCGGTCGACGCCGGACGAATGCCGGATGATCCTGATCGACCCGAAGATGGTCGAGCTGACCCCGTACGAGGGCATCCCGCACCTGATCACGCCCATCATCACCCAGCCGAAGAAGGCCGCCGCGGCGCTGGCCTGGCTGGTGGAGGAGATGGAGCAGCGCTATCAGGACATGCAGGTCAACAAGGTCCGGCACATCGACGACTACAACAAGAAGGTGCGCTCGGGCGAGATCACCGCGCCGCCCGGCAGTGAGCGTGTCTACCAGCCGTACCCGTACATCATGGCGATCGTCGACGAGCTCGCCGACCTGATGATGACCGCCCCGCGCGACGTCGAGGACGCGATCGTCCGGATCACCCAGAAGGCGCGTGCCGCCGGTATCCACCTGGTGCTGGCGACCCAGCGCCCGTCGGTCGACGTCGTGACCGGCCTGATCAAGACGAACGTGCCGTCGCGGCTGGCGTTCGCGACCTCGTCGCTCACCGACTCGCGGGTCATCCTCGACCAGCCGGGCGCGGAGAAGCTCATCGGTATGGGTGACGCGCTGTACCTGCCGATGGGGGCCGGGAAACCGGTCCGCATCCAGGGCGCCTTCGTCGGCGACGAAGAGATCTCCGCGGTGGTGAACTTCGCCAAGGAGCAGGCGCAGCCGGACTACCAGGACGGCGTCACCGCGGCGAAGGCCGGCGAGAAGAAGGAAATCGACTCCGACATCGGAGACGACCTCGACGTGCTGTTGCAGGCCGCCGAATTGATCGTCACCTCGCAGTTCGGCTCGACGTCGATGCTGCAGCGGAAGCTGCGGGTCGGCTTCGCCAAGGCCGGGCGGCTGATGGACCTGCTGGAAAGCCGCGGCGTCGTCGGCCCTTCGGAGGGCTCGAAGGCGCGGGACGTGCTGATCAAGCCGGAAGAGCTGGAGTCGGTGCTGTTCATGATCCGCGGTGGCGGGGACGCGAACGGTGGCGACGTCTCCGACGACTGA